The Aurantiacibacter gangjinensis genome includes a region encoding these proteins:
- a CDS encoding methylated-DNA--[protein]-cysteine S-methyltransferase, giving the protein MTKTIHFGVRNTALGPILVAASDKGVCSVRFGLDEAQLCAHFPEAELVRGGSGVAALFDLVANAVDHPGAGDDVPLDIEGTDFQKRVWAELRRIPIGETRSYGELAAALGAPGASRAVGSANGANKIAVLIPCHRVLQADGSIGGYAYGPDIKRELLRREGALDVAPTLL; this is encoded by the coding sequence ATGACCAAGACCATTCACTTCGGCGTCCGCAACACGGCGCTTGGCCCGATCCTCGTCGCGGCGAGCGACAAGGGCGTGTGCAGCGTGCGCTTTGGCTTGGATGAAGCGCAATTGTGCGCTCATTTCCCCGAGGCAGAGCTGGTCCGTGGTGGAAGCGGTGTCGCAGCCCTGTTCGATCTGGTGGCCAATGCCGTCGACCATCCGGGTGCGGGCGATGACGTTCCGCTCGATATCGAGGGTACCGATTTCCAGAAGCGCGTCTGGGCCGAATTGCGCCGCATTCCGATAGGCGAAACGCGAAGCTATGGCGAACTGGCCGCGGCGCTGGGCGCGCCGGGGGCTAGCCGCGCGGTCGGTAGCGCCAACGGGGCCAACAAGATCGCGGTGCTCATCCCCTGCCACCGCGTTCTGCAAGCCGATGGCTCCATCGGCGGCTACGCCTATGGGCCCGACATCAAGCGCGAATTGCTGCGGCGCGAGGGCGCGCTCGACGTCGCTCCCACGCTCCTGTGA
- a CDS encoding S1C family serine protease has translation MHRLIAALACLLAAFAAAPPAMADSADIEAAARGVVRVVIIGRDGDEIFPISHGTGFAVGGNRIVTNAHVVEEARQDDRLSIGVVPAEGSEAVYARLVSVSPRNDLAIIELTEPLSLPPLTISGNPQENGAVTAIGYPMNVDRAQGLGSSDIFRAQPPVTSTGFLSGRRPSRDFDTILHTASIARGNSGGPLVDECGRVLGVNSFGTESTGSDAEFFFAVSTRELLPFLRANGINPRLNSLACRSLAELEEEEIARAEMQARAESERAEREAEALAQRTAEIRQQETFRVIEARSNGMALALLLFVVALAAGALATYGHIQQNMRMRAIAGVVAGVALIGAIVAWVSRPAFAEIDDRVEKALREDDDADGPSGTITAPVADNGGTFQCVLDTDRSRVTGAPETDISIEWSDAGCVNGRTQYGRTGGRWTRVFVPANEAAVSVNRFDPDAGEFVMERYLLDMAAMRDARTARGSYEAPSCGASEDAARELGGNQAAIMTDLPQRPNERLVYRCSRGVSEAEAGE, from the coding sequence ATGCATCGCCTGATCGCCGCCCTCGCCTGCCTGCTTGCCGCCTTCGCCGCCGCCCCGCCCGCCATGGCCGATTCTGCCGATATCGAGGCGGCAGCGCGCGGCGTGGTGCGGGTGGTTATCATAGGGCGCGACGGGGACGAGATTTTCCCCATTTCGCACGGCACCGGCTTTGCCGTTGGCGGCAACCGGATCGTAACCAATGCCCATGTGGTGGAGGAAGCGCGACAGGACGACCGGCTGAGCATCGGCGTGGTGCCTGCCGAAGGATCGGAAGCGGTCTATGCCCGCCTCGTATCGGTCAGCCCGCGCAACGACCTCGCGATCATCGAGCTGACCGAGCCGCTAAGCCTGCCGCCGCTCACCATTTCCGGCAATCCGCAGGAGAACGGCGCGGTGACCGCCATCGGCTACCCGATGAACGTCGACCGTGCGCAGGGGCTGGGCTCGTCGGACATTTTTCGCGCGCAACCGCCTGTGACTTCCACCGGCTTCCTCTCCGGCAGGCGCCCCAGCCGCGATTTCGACACCATCCTGCACACCGCCTCCATCGCGCGCGGCAATTCGGGCGGGCCGCTGGTGGATGAATGCGGGCGGGTGCTGGGCGTCAATTCCTTCGGTACGGAAAGCACCGGGTCGGATGCGGAGTTCTTCTTCGCCGTCAGTACGCGCGAACTGCTGCCTTTCCTGCGCGCCAACGGCATCAATCCGCGCCTCAACTCGCTCGCCTGCCGCAGCCTGGCAGAGCTGGAGGAAGAGGAAATCGCGCGCGCCGAAATGCAGGCCCGCGCCGAAAGCGAGCGCGCCGAGCGCGAGGCAGAGGCGCTGGCCCAGCGCACGGCTGAAATCCGGCAGCAGGAAACCTTCCGCGTGATCGAAGCGCGCAGCAACGGCATGGCGCTCGCTTTGCTGCTGTTCGTCGTCGCGCTGGCGGCAGGCGCTCTGGCGACGTACGGCCACATACAGCAAAATATGCGGATGCGCGCGATTGCGGGCGTGGTGGCAGGCGTCGCGCTGATTGGCGCGATCGTCGCATGGGTCAGCCGCCCGGCTTTCGCCGAAATCGACGACCGCGTGGAGAAAGCCCTGCGCGAGGATGACGATGCCGATGGCCCCAGCGGCACAATCACCGCGCCTGTCGCAGATAATGGCGGCACTTTCCAATGCGTGCTCGATACCGATCGCAGCCGCGTTACCGGCGCGCCCGAAACCGACATTTCCATCGAATGGTCCGATGCCGGCTGCGTCAACGGGCGCACCCAATATGGCCGCACGGGAGGACGCTGGACGCGCGTTTTCGTGCCGGCCAACGAGGCTGCGGTGTCGGTCAATCGCTTCGATCCCGATGCTGGAGAATTCGTCATGGAGCGCTATTTGCTCGACATGGCCGCCATGCGCGATGCCCGCACCGCACGCGGCAGCTACGAAGCGCCCAGCTGCGGCGCGAGCGAAGACGCCGCGCGCGAACTGGGCGGCAACCAGGCCGCCATCATGACCGACTTGCCCCAGCGCCCGAACGAACGACTGGTCTACCGCTGCTCGCGCGGTGTGAGCGAGGCGGAGGCCGGCGAATGA
- a CDS encoding F0F1 ATP synthase subunit delta has product MELSAGIQASLAGRYASALFDLASEAGTVTAVENDLDTLDAALRESSDLSAVITNPEISRSQLAAIMSGVAEHLGLSELTRNFLGVLAENRRVSKLPGIIRAFATIAAAQRGEVQAEVASAHALTDAQLAELESKLRAREGRTVKLKSRVDPDLLGGLVVTIGSKRIDSSIRTRLNSLAQAMKSA; this is encoded by the coding sequence GTGGAACTTTCCGCCGGTATTCAGGCAAGCCTGGCAGGGCGTTACGCCTCCGCCCTTTTCGACCTCGCCAGTGAGGCAGGCACCGTCACCGCTGTCGAGAACGATCTCGATACGCTCGACGCCGCGCTTCGCGAATCGAGCGATCTGTCCGCCGTCATCACCAATCCGGAAATCAGCCGCAGCCAGCTGGCCGCGATCATGTCCGGTGTGGCAGAGCATCTCGGCCTTTCCGAGCTGACGCGGAATTTCCTCGGCGTGCTGGCGGAAAACCGCCGCGTGTCGAAACTGCCCGGCATCATCCGCGCCTTTGCAACCATCGCCGCCGCCCAGCGCGGAGAGGTGCAAGCAGAGGTCGCTTCCGCCCACGCCCTCACCGATGCCCAGCTGGCAGAGCTGGAAAGCAAGCTGCGCGCCCGCGAAGGCCGCACGGTGAAGCTGAAATCCCGCGTGGACCCCGACCTGCTCGGCGGTCTCGTCGTCACCATCGGATCGAAGCGTATCGACAGCTCGATCCGCACCCGTCTCAACTCCCTCGCCCAGGCCATGAAGAGCGCCTGA
- the atpA gene encoding F0F1 ATP synthase subunit alpha: MDIRAAEISKVIKDQIANFGTEAEVSEVGSVLSVGDGIARIHGLDKVQAGEMVSFANGVEGMALNLEADNVGVVIFGSDTNIKEGDTVKRTGTIVDVPVGKGLLGRVVDALGNPIDGKGPLTDVTKARVESKAPGIIPRESVSEPVQSGLKAIDALVPVGRGQRELIIGDRQTGKSAVAIDTFINQKGINAGDDESKKLYCIYVAVGQKRSTVAQIVKSLEENGAMEYSIVVAATASEPAPLQYLAPYTGAAMGEFFRDNGMHAVIVYDDLSKQAVAYRQMSLLLRRPPGREAYPGDVFYLHSRLLERAAKMNKSEGGGSLTALPIIETQAGDVSAYIPTNVISITDGQIFLETDLFYQGIRPAINVGLSVSRVGGAAQTKAMKKVAGSIKLDLAQYREMAAFAQFGSDLDASTQRLLNRGARLTELLKQPQFSPMPVEEQVVSIFAGTNGYIDDVAVDRVTEYEAAMLSYMRNEHADVLATIRDTGKFEDDTKASVVSALDTFAKQFA; encoded by the coding sequence ATGGACATTCGCGCCGCAGAAATCTCCAAGGTCATCAAGGACCAGATCGCCAATTTCGGTACCGAAGCCGAAGTCAGCGAAGTCGGCTCCGTGCTTTCCGTGGGTGACGGGATCGCCCGTATCCACGGCCTCGACAAGGTGCAGGCCGGTGAAATGGTCAGCTTCGCCAATGGCGTGGAAGGCATGGCGCTGAACCTCGAAGCCGACAATGTCGGCGTCGTGATCTTCGGCTCCGATACTAACATCAAGGAAGGCGACACCGTCAAGCGTACGGGCACTATCGTGGATGTGCCGGTCGGCAAGGGCCTGCTGGGCCGCGTGGTCGATGCGCTGGGCAACCCGATCGACGGCAAGGGCCCGCTGACGGATGTGACCAAGGCGCGCGTCGAATCCAAGGCGCCTGGCATCATCCCGCGTGAATCGGTCAGCGAGCCGGTGCAGTCGGGCCTCAAGGCCATCGACGCCCTCGTTCCCGTCGGCCGCGGACAGCGCGAACTGATCATTGGCGACCGCCAGACCGGCAAGTCCGCCGTCGCGATCGATACCTTCATCAACCAGAAGGGCATCAATGCCGGCGACGATGAGAGCAAGAAGCTCTACTGCATCTATGTCGCCGTGGGCCAAAAGCGCTCCACCGTCGCGCAAATCGTGAAGAGCCTCGAGGAAAACGGCGCAATGGAATATTCCATCGTCGTGGCCGCCACCGCTTCGGAGCCTGCTCCGCTGCAGTACCTGGCACCCTATACCGGCGCTGCCATGGGCGAGTTTTTCCGCGACAATGGCATGCACGCCGTGATCGTGTATGACGACCTTTCCAAGCAGGCCGTGGCCTATCGCCAGATGTCGCTGCTGCTGCGTCGCCCGCCGGGCCGCGAAGCCTATCCGGGTGACGTGTTCTACCTGCACAGCCGCCTGCTGGAACGTGCTGCCAAGATGAACAAGTCTGAAGGCGGCGGCTCGCTGACCGCCCTGCCGATCATCGAAACGCAGGCCGGTGACGTGTCGGCCTATATCCCGACCAACGTGATCTCGATCACCGACGGCCAGATCTTCCTCGAGACGGACCTGTTCTATCAGGGCATCCGCCCCGCCATTAACGTGGGTCTGTCGGTCAGCCGTGTGGGCGGTGCCGCCCAGACCAAGGCGATGAAAAAGGTCGCAGGCTCGATCAAGCTGGACCTCGCGCAGTACCGCGAAATGGCGGCCTTCGCGCAGTTCGGCTCGGATCTCGACGCCTCGACACAGCGCCTGCTCAACCGCGGTGCGCGCCTGACCGAGCTGCTGAAGCAGCCGCAGTTCTCGCCCATGCCGGTGGAAGAGCAGGTCGTGTCGATTTTTGCAGGCACCAATGGCTATATCGACGATGTCGCCGTGGACCGCGTGACCGAATACGAAGCCGCCATGCTCAGCTACATGCGTAACGAGCATGCCGACGTACTGGCGACCATCCGCGACACCGGCAAGTTCGAAGACGATACCAAGGCATCGGTGGTGAGCGCGCTCGACACCTTCGCCAAGCAGTTCGCCTAA
- a CDS encoding F0F1 ATP synthase subunit gamma — translation MASLKELKDRIKSVKSTQKITKAKQMVAAAKLRKAQAAAESARPYAERLASVMSSLASKVSGDSAPLLLRGTGSDKKHLLVVVNTDKGLCGGLNSNIVKEAKAQARKLLAEGKDVTFYLVGKKGRAPIKRDYEDRIKDHFDTSAVKNIGFEEAEAIADELVGKFEAGEFDVAHLVYPIFKSALAQDPTTVQLLPVPPPKKAEASDAAVEYEPDEEEILEDLLPRYVKTQLFGALLEREASEQGASMTAMDNATRNAGELIDKLTIQYNRSRQAAITTELIEIIAGAEAL, via the coding sequence ATGGCAAGCCTCAAGGAACTCAAAGACCGGATCAAAAGCGTCAAGTCGACGCAGAAGATCACCAAGGCGAAGCAGATGGTCGCCGCGGCAAAGCTGCGCAAGGCGCAAGCCGCCGCCGAAAGCGCGCGTCCCTATGCGGAGCGTCTGGCATCGGTGATGAGCTCGCTCGCCAGCAAGGTGAGCGGCGACAGCGCCCCGCTGCTGCTGCGCGGCACGGGATCGGACAAGAAGCACCTGCTGGTCGTCGTCAACACCGACAAGGGCCTGTGCGGCGGTCTCAATTCCAACATCGTCAAGGAAGCCAAGGCGCAGGCGCGAAAGCTGCTGGCCGAAGGCAAGGATGTGACCTTCTACCTGGTCGGCAAGAAGGGCCGTGCGCCTATCAAGCGCGACTATGAAGACCGTATCAAAGACCATTTCGATACGAGCGCGGTGAAGAATATCGGTTTCGAAGAGGCCGAAGCCATCGCGGACGAGCTGGTCGGCAAGTTCGAGGCGGGCGAATTCGATGTCGCGCACCTCGTCTACCCGATCTTCAAGAGCGCGCTGGCGCAGGACCCGACCACGGTGCAGCTGCTGCCCGTCCCCCCTCCCAAAAAGGCGGAGGCATCGGACGCTGCCGTCGAGTATGAGCCGGACGAGGAGGAAATCCTCGAAGATCTGCTGCCGCGCTATGTGAAGACGCAGCTGTTCGGCGCGCTGCTGGAACGCGAGGCATCCGAACAGGGCGCCTCGATGACCGCCATGGACAACGCCACGCGCAATGCGGGCGAGCTGATCGACAAGCTGACCATCCAGTACAACCGCAGCCGTCAGGCCGCGATCACCACCGAACTCATTGAAATTATTGCCGGCGCGGAAGCGCTGTAA
- the atpD gene encoding F0F1 ATP synthase subunit beta, producing MATAPALNQTTNGTISQVIGAVVDVAFDGELPAILTALETKNGDNTLVLEVAQHLGESTVRTIAMDGTDGLVRGQEVINTGAQISVPVGPKTLGRIMNVVGEAIDERGPIGSDMTAPIHAEAPEFVDQSTEADILVTGIKVIDLLAPYAKGGKIGLFGGAGVGKTVLIQELINNIAKGHGGVSVFAGVGERTREGNDLYHEFLDAGVIAKNEAGEAISEGSKVALVFGQMNEPPGARARVALSGLTMAEYFRDQEGQDVLFFVDNIFRFTQAGSEVSALLGRIPSAVGYQPTLSTDMGNLQERITSTTKGSITSVQAIYVPADDLTDPAPATSFAHLDATTTLNRAISELGIYPAVDPLDSTSRVLEPRVVGQEHYETARKVQETLQKYKSLQDIIAILGMDELSEEDKLTVARARKIQKFLSQPFHVAEVFTNIPGKFVQLEDTVASFKAVVDGEYDHLPEAAFYMVGGIEDAKAKAQKMAEDA from the coding sequence ATGGCTACCGCACCTGCACTCAACCAGACCACCAATGGCACCATCAGCCAGGTCATCGGCGCTGTCGTCGACGTCGCCTTCGACGGCGAACTGCCGGCTATTCTCACCGCGCTGGAGACTAAGAACGGCGACAACACGCTGGTTCTCGAAGTGGCGCAGCACCTGGGCGAAAGCACGGTGCGCACCATCGCCATGGATGGCACGGACGGCCTCGTCCGCGGACAGGAAGTCATCAACACCGGCGCACAGATCAGCGTGCCCGTCGGCCCCAAGACGCTGGGGCGCATCATGAATGTCGTCGGCGAAGCCATTGACGAGCGCGGCCCCATCGGCAGCGACATGACCGCACCGATCCACGCCGAGGCTCCGGAATTCGTCGACCAGTCGACCGAAGCCGACATCCTGGTGACGGGCATTAAGGTGATCGACCTGCTCGCACCTTACGCCAAGGGCGGCAAGATCGGCCTGTTCGGCGGCGCCGGCGTTGGCAAGACCGTGCTCATTCAGGAGCTCATCAACAACATCGCCAAGGGTCATGGCGGCGTGTCCGTCTTCGCCGGTGTGGGTGAGCGTACCCGCGAAGGCAACGACCTTTACCACGAGTTCCTCGACGCAGGCGTTATCGCCAAGAACGAAGCGGGCGAAGCCATCTCCGAAGGTTCCAAGGTTGCCCTCGTCTTCGGCCAGATGAACGAGCCTCCGGGCGCGCGTGCCCGCGTGGCGCTCTCCGGCCTGACCATGGCGGAATATTTCCGCGACCAGGAAGGCCAGGACGTGCTGTTCTTCGTGGACAACATTTTCCGCTTCACGCAGGCCGGTTCGGAAGTGTCCGCACTACTGGGCCGTATCCCCTCGGCTGTGGGCTACCAGCCCACCCTCTCGACCGACATGGGCAACCTCCAGGAACGCATCACCTCCACCACCAAGGGTTCGATTACCTCGGTGCAGGCCATCTACGTGCCTGCCGACGACTTGACCGACCCTGCGCCTGCAACCTCGTTTGCTCACCTTGACGCGACGACCACGCTGAACCGCGCCATCTCCGAGCTGGGCATCTACCCCGCCGTGGACCCGCTGGACTCGACCAGCCGCGTCCTCGAGCCGCGCGTCGTGGGCCAGGAGCACTACGAAACCGCGCGTAAGGTTCAGGAAACGCTGCAGAAGTACAAGTCGCTGCAGGACATCATCGCCATTCTGGGCATGGACGAGCTTTCCGAAGAGGACAAGCTGACCGTGGCCCGTGCGCGCAAGATCCAGAAGTTCCTCTCCCAGCCCTTCCACGTGGCCGAGGTGTTCACCAACATCCCGGGCAAGTTCGTGCAGCTCGAAGACACCGTTGCCTCGTTCAAGGCTGTGGTGGACGGTGAATACGATCACCTGCCCGAAGCAGCCTTCTACATGGTCGGCGGCATCGAAGATGCGAAGGCCAAGGCCCAGAAGATGGCCGAAGACGCCTAA
- a CDS encoding ATP synthase F1 subunit epsilon: MALHFELVTPSKLVRSEDVHMVVVPGSEGEFGVLEGHAPFMSTIRDGAVQVYKTEGGEPETIEVRGGFAEVGDKGLTVLAEHVES, from the coding sequence ATGGCACTCCACTTCGAACTCGTAACACCGTCCAAGCTCGTCCGTTCGGAAGACGTCCACATGGTGGTCGTGCCCGGCAGCGAGGGTGAATTCGGCGTGCTGGAAGGCCATGCGCCTTTCATGTCGACCATCCGTGATGGCGCGGTGCAGGTCTACAAGACCGAAGGCGGCGAGCCCGAGACGATCGAAGTGCGCGGCGGCTTTGCCGAAGTGGGCGATAAGGGCCTCACCGTCCTTGCCGAGCACGTCGAGAGCTGA
- a CDS encoding class I SAM-dependent methyltransferase, which yields MAARAFMAALAYLSLASCVDSSQDIHYIPTPPAVVDEMLRLAEIQPDDVVYDLGSGDGRIVIAAARDYGVRGVGIEIDTDLIERARENARAAGVDHLVEFRQEDLFSTNLAEADVLAIYLGTTLNMRLRPRIMEQMEPGSRVVSHAFSMGGWIPDVEKTVENRDVYKWTVPETFFDGVPTEFSGSGEPE from the coding sequence GTGGCCGCGCGCGCTTTCATGGCCGCGCTGGCCTACCTTTCGCTGGCATCCTGCGTCGATTCCAGTCAGGACATCCACTACATTCCCACCCCGCCCGCCGTGGTGGACGAGATGCTGCGGCTTGCGGAAATTCAGCCGGACGATGTCGTCTACGACCTAGGCTCGGGCGATGGACGCATCGTGATTGCCGCCGCGCGCGATTACGGCGTGCGCGGCGTCGGCATCGAAATCGACACGGATTTGATAGAGCGCGCCCGCGAAAACGCCCGTGCTGCCGGTGTCGATCACCTCGTCGAATTTCGGCAGGAAGACCTGTTCAGCACCAATCTCGCCGAGGCCGATGTGCTGGCCATCTATCTCGGCACCACGCTCAACATGCGGCTGCGCCCCCGCATCATGGAGCAGATGGAACCGGGAAGCCGCGTGGTCAGCCACGCCTTCAGCATGGGCGGCTGGATTCCCGATGTCGAAAAGACGGTCGAGAACCGCGACGTCTACAAATGGACAGTGCCGGAAACCTTCTTCGACGGCGTGCCGACCGAATTTTCCGGATCGGGCGAGCCCGAGTAA
- a CDS encoding HNH endonuclease: protein MSEANEDVCWLCGRPLGRRVQWHHVVPKAKKGRETVPVHPICHKTIHAHVTNAELARMDGERTPLLEKEDIAKFLRWIADKPPDFHAPTRRRRS, encoded by the coding sequence ATGAGCGAGGCGAATGAAGACGTGTGCTGGCTGTGCGGAAGGCCGCTGGGGCGGCGCGTGCAATGGCATCATGTCGTGCCAAAAGCCAAGAAGGGCCGGGAGACGGTGCCGGTCCATCCGATTTGTCACAAGACGATCCACGCGCACGTTACCAATGCCGAGCTTGCGCGCATGGATGGCGAGCGGACGCCTCTTCTCGAAAAGGAAGATATCGCGAAATTCCTGCGCTGGATCGCAGACAAGCCGCCCGATTTCCACGCACCTACGCGGCGGCGGCGAAGTTGA
- a CDS encoding ArnT family glycosyltransferase — translation MTTENQAGSDTWRSTAPCFAVLALLVLATRGIWFGNPVADYDEQLYSFIGWRVTHGELPFVDWWDRKPFGLFAIYAVIHGIFSPSALAYQLVAAAITFGSALMTYLLARRLARRVSATIAASLMVMLLAAYASYSGQSEVFFTPLMLGMALLLVDPDHPQFTRRALLAMLLGGLALQVKYTVIMQCAFFGAWALWAEYRRGRSVLQLAGLAAAFAALGLLPTVLVGLFYAAIGHFEVFWFANFASFFERAAAPQGRWSDSHWIGVAPVAVLGLGGLFAAFRMARPSPFVAWLFFAGWSASALATVLLPGTVYLYYYAAMAAPVALMAVPLFDTNGPAKAWPGLVLGAILLGLLGLPQRYVQSRDDALSARLLAERLDPHVGPADCLWIWDGPTTLYRLTNSCVPTRFVYPDHLNNRLETGALGVDQVAEVERVLATKPGAIVVADQGVTLRNSEATELVQRALQADYERAVTMNLNGRDITGWVRRD, via the coding sequence ATGACGACCGAGAACCAGGCTGGCAGCGACACATGGCGCAGCACCGCGCCGTGCTTTGCCGTGCTTGCGCTGCTGGTGCTGGCGACGCGCGGCATCTGGTTCGGCAATCCCGTCGCCGATTATGACGAGCAGCTTTACAGTTTCATCGGCTGGCGCGTGACCCATGGCGAGCTGCCCTTCGTCGACTGGTGGGATCGCAAGCCCTTCGGCCTTTTCGCCATTTACGCAGTGATCCACGGCATTTTCAGCCCCTCCGCCCTTGCCTACCAGCTCGTCGCAGCTGCAATCACGTTCGGCAGCGCGCTGATGACTTACCTCTTGGCGCGCCGTCTGGCCAGGCGAGTATCGGCGACCATCGCTGCGTCGCTGATGGTCATGCTGCTGGCCGCCTATGCGAGCTATTCCGGGCAGAGCGAGGTGTTCTTCACACCGCTTATGCTGGGCATGGCCTTGCTGTTGGTCGATCCGGATCACCCGCAATTCACCCGCCGCGCTCTATTGGCGATGCTGCTGGGCGGATTGGCCTTGCAGGTAAAATACACCGTCATCATGCAATGTGCCTTCTTCGGCGCATGGGCGCTATGGGCGGAATACCGTCGCGGCCGGAGCGTGCTGCAGTTGGCCGGACTTGCCGCTGCCTTCGCCGCACTCGGCCTGCTGCCGACCGTGCTCGTCGGCCTGTTCTACGCCGCCATCGGCCATTTCGAGGTGTTCTGGTTCGCCAATTTCGCGAGCTTCTTCGAGCGCGCCGCCGCGCCGCAGGGGCGCTGGAGCGACAGCCACTGGATCGGTGTCGCTCCGGTCGCCGTGCTGGGGCTTGGCGGACTGTTCGCAGCATTCCGTATGGCGCGGCCATCGCCGTTCGTCGCTTGGCTGTTCTTCGCCGGATGGAGCGCGAGCGCGCTGGCGACCGTGCTCCTGCCCGGCACCGTCTACCTTTATTATTATGCCGCCATGGCCGCGCCCGTCGCGCTGATGGCCGTGCCGCTATTCGACACGAACGGGCCTGCGAAAGCGTGGCCGGGACTGGTGCTGGGCGCGATCCTGCTGGGCTTACTCGGCCTGCCGCAACGCTATGTGCAGTCGCGGGATGACGCGCTTTCCGCAAGGCTATTGGCAGAGCGGCTCGACCCGCATGTCGGACCTGCCGACTGCCTGTGGATCTGGGACGGCCCGACCACGCTCTATCGCCTGACGAATAGCTGCGTGCCGACCCGCTTCGTCTATCCCGACCATCTCAACAATCGCCTGGAAACCGGCGCGCTGGGCGTGGACCAGGTGGCAGAGGTGGAGCGGGTGCTGGCGACCAAGCCGGGTGCCATCGTGGTAGCGGATCAGGGCGTGACGCTTCGCAATTCCGAAGCGACAGAGCTTGTGCAACGCGCGCTGCAGGCCGACTACGAGCGGGCGGTGACCATGAATTTGAATGGACGCGACATCACCGGCTGGGTGCGGCGCGATTAA
- a CDS encoding DMT family transporter, which produces MQQSDRAGLLFALAGFCLLTVGDAIIKGVDGAWPPTAVASLRYTIGALGLTALLLLQEGAKPLERIPDLRFQWLRGASVGFATVCFFAGVWLMPLTEAIAIIFTQPMITALLASVFLKERLRASTIAASVIAFIGVLIILRPNFAAIGWAALLPLGAAVGMSVLMTANRAVRGQGSALAMQAYVAIFGAITLLAFTLIGHLSGAESLQLSPPSADVVVRCLIVACTASAAHWLIYKATESAGAGTIAPMTYGQMIMASVLGYIFFSEVPDRETIFGAAIIIGSGLWLWWQGRVRMIDSAEH; this is translated from the coding sequence ATGCAGCAATCGGACCGGGCAGGCCTGCTTTTTGCGCTGGCTGGCTTCTGCCTGCTGACCGTGGGCGATGCGATCATCAAGGGTGTGGACGGTGCCTGGCCGCCCACGGCCGTTGCCAGCCTGCGCTACACGATAGGCGCGCTGGGGCTGACGGCGCTGCTGTTGCTGCAAGAGGGCGCAAAGCCGCTGGAGCGGATACCGGACCTTCGCTTCCAATGGCTGCGCGGCGCATCGGTCGGCTTTGCCACCGTCTGCTTTTTCGCCGGCGTCTGGCTGATGCCACTGACCGAGGCGATTGCGATCATCTTCACCCAGCCCATGATTACCGCCTTGCTGGCCAGCGTGTTCCTCAAAGAGCGGCTGCGCGCCTCCACCATCGCGGCGAGCGTCATCGCGTTTATCGGGGTGCTCATCATCCTGCGGCCCAATTTCGCGGCTATCGGCTGGGCGGCGCTGCTGCCGCTGGGCGCGGCGGTCGGCATGTCCGTGCTGATGACCGCCAACCGCGCGGTGCGCGGGCAGGGCAGTGCGCTTGCAATGCAGGCCTATGTTGCGATTTTCGGCGCGATTACCCTGCTGGCCTTCACGCTGATCGGCCATCTCAGCGGCGCGGAAAGCCTGCAACTCTCGCCCCCGTCTGCCGATGTTGTGGTGCGCTGCCTGATTGTCGCTTGCACCGCCAGCGCGGCGCATTGGCTGATCTACAAAGCGACGGAGTCGGCGGGCGCGGGCACCATCGCGCCGATGACCTACGGCCAGATGATCATGGCAAGCGTGCTCGGCTACATCTTCTTCAGCGAAGTGCCGGATCGCGAGACGATATTCGGCGCGGCGATCATCATCGGATCCGGCCTGTGGCTGTGGTGGCAAGGGCGGGTGCGCATGATCGACAGCGCAGAGCATTAA